A genomic segment from Janthinobacterium sp. 64 encodes:
- a CDS encoding LysE/ArgO family amino acid transporter produces MDSAIFLKGMGLGASLIVAIGTQNAFLLKQGLKRHYVLTCILVCLLCDAILITAGVAGMGTFIADNPNFLLWAKAGGATFLIAYGLRAAKSAWRPTALTVSAAKSPEGYWAVIGAALAFSLLNPHAFLDTVILLGSIGGQHEGVGRFYFAGGAIMASALWFFLLGFGARYLAPVFAKPMAWRVLDGIIAVVMWAIAASLFL; encoded by the coding sequence ATGGACAGCGCAATTTTCTTGAAAGGCATGGGGCTCGGAGCGAGCCTGATCGTGGCCATCGGCACGCAGAACGCCTTCTTGCTCAAGCAGGGGCTGAAGCGTCATTACGTGCTCACCTGCATCCTCGTCTGCTTGCTGTGCGACGCCATCCTGATCACGGCCGGCGTGGCCGGTATGGGCACCTTCATCGCCGACAACCCGAATTTCCTGCTGTGGGCCAAGGCTGGCGGCGCGACCTTCCTGATTGCGTATGGCTTGCGCGCGGCCAAGTCGGCCTGGCGTCCAACAGCCCTGACGGTGTCGGCGGCCAAGTCGCCGGAAGGCTACTGGGCCGTGATCGGCGCGGCACTGGCGTTCAGCCTGCTGAACCCGCACGCCTTCCTCGATACGGTGATTTTGCTCGGTTCGATCGGCGGCCAGCATGAAGGCGTGGGACGCTTCTACTTCGCCGGCGGCGCCATCATGGCTTCGGCCCTGTGGTTCTTCCTGCTGGGCTTTGGCGCCCGCTACCTGGCGCCCGTGTTTGCCAAGCCCATGGCCTGGCGCGTGCTCGACGGCATCATCGCCGTCG
- a CDS encoding LysR family transcriptional regulator ArgP → MRVVDYRGLAALDAVIGLGSFEKAAQALAISQPAVSQRIRTLENLEGTLLIIRSHPPLPTEAGQRLIAHYRQVKLLEAALDAQPGPTTQLPELAIAVNADSAATWIPEALGPLLSPPSCLLDIRLDDQDHTLSQLREGRVFACVTSANDLVAGTTATPLGGMRYLCVASPGFAQQWFPHGFTVEAVSQAPAITFGSKDALHERYLQHRLGYTGRYPHHVLGSARDFVRFIEAGYAYGMVPLLQAETALAAGRLVDVAAGQALDVPLTWHAWDIQTPLTRTLSDAVIATARKWLLQD, encoded by the coding sequence ATGCGCGTCGTCGATTACCGTGGATTGGCCGCCCTCGACGCCGTGATCGGCTTGGGCAGCTTTGAAAAGGCCGCGCAGGCGCTGGCGATCAGCCAGCCGGCCGTGTCGCAGCGCATCCGCACCCTGGAAAACCTGGAAGGCACTTTATTGATCATCCGTAGCCACCCGCCCCTGCCGACGGAAGCGGGCCAGCGCCTGATCGCCCATTACCGCCAAGTCAAGCTGCTCGAAGCGGCGCTCGACGCCCAGCCCGGGCCCACCACGCAATTGCCGGAGCTGGCCATCGCCGTCAACGCCGACAGCGCCGCCACCTGGATCCCGGAAGCGCTGGGGCCGCTACTCTCGCCGCCGTCCTGCCTGCTCGATATCCGCCTTGACGACCAGGACCACACCCTGAGCCAGTTGCGCGAAGGGCGCGTGTTTGCCTGCGTCACCAGCGCCAACGACCTCGTGGCCGGCACCACGGCCACGCCGCTGGGCGGCATGCGCTACCTGTGCGTGGCCTCGCCAGGGTTCGCGCAGCAGTGGTTTCCCCATGGTTTTACGGTGGAGGCCGTCAGCCAGGCGCCGGCCATCACGTTTGGCAGCAAGGATGCGCTGCACGAGCGCTATCTGCAGCACCGGCTTGGCTACACGGGCCGCTATCCGCACCATGTGCTCGGTTCCGCGCGCGACTTCGTGCGCTTCATCGAAGCGGGCTATGCTTATGGCATGGTGCCTTTGCTGCAGGCGGAAACGGCGCTGGCCGCTGGCAGGCTGGTCGACGTGGCGGCCGGTCAGGCGCTCGACGTGCCCCTGACCTGGCATGCCTGGGATATCCAGACGCCCCTCACGCGCACCTTGTCGGACGCCGTCATCGCCACGGCGCGCAAATGGCTGTTGCAGGATTGA